The Halobacillus ihumii genomic sequence GCTATCGCATTCTACTATTTTGCTATAGAGGGAACCGATCCGAACGATGGGGCCAATCAACCGAAAAATGAAGACCAGGTAGACGTCCCAACGACCACAGATCCTGAAGAGAATACTTCAGAGGGAGATCAATCACAGGATGACTCTTCCAATGAATCGGCTGATGATAAACAGCAGAAAGAGCAGGCTGAAGATAAGAAAGAATCTGTTGAGGAAGAACCATCTCTTGAAGCGAGCTTAGTTGAAACAGGCTCAGGCTCATTTCCAATGCATACCTATGAAGTTACAGGAGCTGAGAAGAGGGAGTTAACACTTGAATTTTCTGCTGACACTTATGTCGCCGTGCAAGCTCCTCAAGGCGGTGAAAACCTCATACCGCCTGATGTGTACACATCTGACGACGAAGCGGTAAACGTGGATATTTCTGAATATGAACAGGTTTATATTAAAACGGGTTCAGCTCCTGGTCTGACTGTGAAAATTAATGATAAAGAAATGGAATTTCAAGGAGATAGACTTACTCAAAAGCTATTAATTAATTTTAAATAATTTTGATGAACAATGATGCTGTCCTTTAGATGACTGGAATCAATAAGCATGGTAAAATGACTTGTTGACTTCAGTAAGGACAGCATTCTGTTTTTAAACGATAGGAGTGGAAGTTAAGGTGAATTTACCAAATAAGATTACGTTATCAAGAATTTTTCTCATTCCCATTTTCATTGTGCTGATGAGTGTACCTTTTCAATGGGGGAACCTCCAAATCGGCAATGCAGTACTGCCTATTTCCCATTTAGCAGGGGCGTTGTTATTTATTATTGCTTCTACAACGGATTGGATAGACGGATATATTGCTCGTAAACATAATCTTGTAACTAACTTAGGGAAGTTTCTCGATCCTTTAGCTGATAAGCTGTTAGTTAGTGCGGCATTGATATTGTTAGTGGAAATCGGACTAGCTCCAGCGTGGATCGTGATTGTAATCATCAGTCGTGAATTTGCTGTAACAGGTCTGCGTCTGGTCGCAGCAGGCGAAGGCAGTGTGCTGGCGGCCAGTCAGATGGGTAAACTTAAAACGTGGATTCAAATTGTTTCGATTTCCCTTCTTCTCTTGCACAATTGGCCTTTCGCCTATATTGGATTTCCAATGGGAACCATTGCCCTATACGCGGCGCTAATTATTACCTTCATATCAGGCTATGACTACTTTGTGAAAAATTGGCACGTGATGAGGAATTCCAAATGAAGACGGAGATCGTAGCTGTCGGGACAGAACTCTTATTAGGCCAAATCGCTAATACGAATGCCCAATGGATTTCCAGGAAATTGGCTCAATATGGTGCTTCAGTTTATTTTCATGGCGTTGTTGGGGATAACATGGAACGAGCTGTCAAAACCTTCGAAGTGGCGAGTGAACGTTCAGATGTGATCATTGTTACCGGAGGATTGGGTCCAACAGAGGACGATTTAACGCGTGAGGCCGTTAAGCCTTTACTAAAACAAAACTTAGTCATCCATGAGGAAACACTGAAAAAAATTGAGGCCGTTTATAAAAAAAATAACCGTCAGATGACTGCTAATAATCGCAAGCAGGCATTAGTATTCGAACATGCTAAAGTCCTGCTTAACGCCGAAGGAATGGCACCTGGGCAGATAGTGGAACACGAACAGACTTTATTTGTGTTCTTGCCGGGTGTACCTTCAGAAATGAAAAGTTTAATGGAGAACAGAGTTCTTCCATATTTAATAGAGACTTTTTCATTAGAGTCTGAAATCGTTTCTGAAATGCTGAGGTTTATTGGAATTGGTGAATCTTCTCTAGAGCATAAACTCGAAGATATAATCAGCCAGCAGGTTAACCCGACTATTGCGCCGCTTGCATCTGAAGGCGAAGTTGGACTAAGGCTTACCTCTTCAGGGAGGGAAGCGAAGTCAAAAATAGCGGCGTTAAAAGCGGAAATTTTGCAGCGAGTGGGTGAATTTTATTACGGAAGTGATGAACTTACCATTGAAGAAAAGGTTAGGGATTTACTTAAGGAAAACAAGTTGACCTTAGGTTCTGCTGAAAGTCTGACAGGAGGGAAATTTATTGAACGCCTTATTTCCTTGCCTGGAGCGTCAGAAGTTTGTGAAGGCGGCCTCGTTGCCTACACCCCTTCTGCTAAAGAAAAGGTCATTGGTGTGCCGCCCGATCTCATTTCACAACATGGCACAATCAGTGAAGAGTGTGCCAAGGTCATGGCAATTCAGTCTCAAAAACGTTTACATGTGGACGCAGCTATTAGTTTTACGGGGGTTGCAGGACCTGACAAAAGCGAAGGCCAGGAACCAGGAGTAGTTTATATTGCACTTCAAATTGGCAGTGGGGCACCCCTTGTAAAAAGGTATCTTTTTGAGGGCGGACGCGATAAAATTCGGTTGCGGGCTGTCAAAAAAGGCTATGAACTGGTCTTTCATTATTTAAAAGATCTATAAATCTTTAATTATTGTAATTCCGTAATAAATACTTCATTTTTCGTTTGAAGAAAAATGAAAATTGAATAAACTCGACCATGAAAAAAAGGGAACATTTATTCGCTTTTTAGTTGGCAAATTCTCAAAAACAAGTTATGATTAGAGTAGCAATTTTGAAAGGGGAATATTATGAGTGACCGTAAACAAGCATTAGATATGGCATTAAGACAAATTGAGAAACAATTTGGTAAAGGGTCTATTATGAAACTAGGTGAACAAGCTGAACAGAGAATCAGTACGGTGTCCAGCGGGTCTCTCGCCCTCGATGTGGCTTTAGGTGTGGGCGGCTACCCTCGCGGAAGAATTGTTGAGATATATGGGCCGGAATCCTCCGGTAAAACAACAG encodes the following:
- the pgsA gene encoding CDP-diacylglycerol--glycerol-3-phosphate 3-phosphatidyltransferase; protein product: MNLPNKITLSRIFLIPIFIVLMSVPFQWGNLQIGNAVLPISHLAGALLFIIASTTDWIDGYIARKHNLVTNLGKFLDPLADKLLVSAALILLVEIGLAPAWIVIVIISREFAVTGLRLVAAGEGSVLAASQMGKLKTWIQIVSISLLLLHNWPFAYIGFPMGTIALYAALIITFISGYDYFVKNWHVMRNSK
- a CDS encoding helix-turn-helix domain-containing protein, with product MEIGSRLREAREAKQLTLEDVQSTTKIQKRYLQAIENNEFGILPGKFYTRAFIREYASAVGLNPEQVMEEHSSELPTAEEEPVVTYSRVQKAKSESTSNKAGGFAKSFPRILSILLVIIVAIAFYYFAIEGTDPNDGANQPKNEDQVDVPTTTDPEENTSEGDQSQDDSSNESADDKQQKEQAEDKKESVEEEPSLEASLVETGSGSFPMHTYEVTGAEKRELTLEFSADTYVAVQAPQGGENLIPPDVYTSDDEAVNVDISEYEQVYIKTGSAPGLTVKINDKEMEFQGDRLTQKLLINFK
- a CDS encoding competence/damage-inducible protein A produces the protein MKTEIVAVGTELLLGQIANTNAQWISRKLAQYGASVYFHGVVGDNMERAVKTFEVASERSDVIIVTGGLGPTEDDLTREAVKPLLKQNLVIHEETLKKIEAVYKKNNRQMTANNRKQALVFEHAKVLLNAEGMAPGQIVEHEQTLFVFLPGVPSEMKSLMENRVLPYLIETFSLESEIVSEMLRFIGIGESSLEHKLEDIISQQVNPTIAPLASEGEVGLRLTSSGREAKSKIAALKAEILQRVGEFYYGSDELTIEEKVRDLLKENKLTLGSAESLTGGKFIERLISLPGASEVCEGGLVAYTPSAKEKVIGVPPDLISQHGTISEECAKVMAIQSQKRLHVDAAISFTGVAGPDKSEGQEPGVVYIALQIGSGAPLVKRYLFEGGRDKIRLRAVKKGYELVFHYLKDL